CTCGAAAGATGATGGAACAAATCGGTAACAAAAACGCTTGTATATTTGTGAAAGTGATTGACTTCAGCATGAAAGAAACACATTCGGTTTACATAGCCAATGTCATGACCTGTGTTCTTAACACGTTTTTCGCTATACCAGCCATCGTGGGGAATGCTCTGGTGTTGTTGGCCATATGGAAAACCGAGTTACGTAAATATCCATCAAATATGCTCCTTTCCATGCTGGCTTTTGCTGATTTTCAAGTGGGCTTGGTTGTTCAAACAAGCTTCCTGGCCTACAAACTTGCGGAGATCTTTCGAGAAGCAGAATGGTCGTGTTATGCCCGTTTTGTTAACATTCTCTTTGGTTATGCCATGACAGCTGTTTCGCTTCTCACTCTGACGGCTATTGCGATCGAGCGCTTTCTAGCGCTCCATTTACATTTGAGGTACAAAGAGATTGTCACGAAAACGCGAATTCTATCTGCTTCAGGTTGTTTCTGGCTCATAGGGTTTGCTGTTACATCTATTTATTTTATACAGAGAAACATTTTCGGTGGAGTAGTCATCATAGGCGAGCTACTTTCCATTGTGTCGACCTCCGTGGCATATATCAAGATTTATAAGATCGTTAGACGACATGAGCGGGAAATTAGCTCGCAACGACATGTGTGTGTCGATCCAAGGGCCCAAATCGAgctaaacatgaaaaaatatcAACGATCTACTCTAACAATGGTGATAGTGTTTATGCTTTCGTTCTTGTGTTATGTGCCTTATTCAATTGTCATGATTGCCAAACTGAGATACGGGTTCACGGCTAAAATCAAAGTTGCGATAGACATTTTCTCGACCGTTGTTTGTATTAACAGTTCATTGAATCCTGTTATTTACTGCTGGAGGTTGCGGGAGGTCAAACAAGCTGTTTGGAAAGTGATCCGATGCAACACATCCGCCATGAAGAACAGAAAAAGACGGGGAACTGTTCTGTGACGTTTGCACATTTGTCACAACAGAGACTGCGTACAAATACTCGGAGAAGTGAGGAAAATGGCCGTTtgtagagaaaaaaagaacaaaaaacatGGATGACACGAACACACAATTAATTATTGGGCTTCTCGCGATTCTTATTTCATCTACATCTTGGCTAGTCCAGTGAACGCGGATTGCACACACGGCGTAGCCGGAAATTTCTTCATATACTCCATAAGGCTTTCGAGAAACTTGATGATTTCGACATGTCGATCAAGAGATTGGCAGAGAATGTCAAACAATAGCCGTCAAAACCTATATCTGATTTAAGATTTAAAGAATATAATTGTGTCTACCTTTATAAGGCCTTCTTATCCAACGATCGGCAGTGAAAGGACAATATTTCGGCCATAATCTACTTTATGAACCTTTTCCATTTCCTTAGAGACGATGTCTTGTCAAGACAACTTTATTAGACCACTTTAGTTGTTGTAATTGAGAActaacacttaaataaaagaaaaggcaaAGTTCCATTTTCATCGGAAACAAAAGAACTCATATTCGCATAAAATATTTGACCTCAAAAGGCCGTCTATGGGCAGCAGGCGAATTTTCGGAcaatgtgatttttttttctagaggtttttttctcttgCGGTGAGGGAGTAGCAAGTCGCGAAGCAAGTcgctcaaaaagaaaaaaaaccgcTGGTTTCCAGGGCATGTAAGTGGGGagtacaaaaagaaaacattaattttgcttcaAATGGGAAAAAATTGTGACAATTGACTTTGCTGACATTATCATGACAAGAAAATACTCTAGCTTTTAAGGAACTTAATTAAACAGCATAACCGGAGAGTTTTCATCGATGGCGGCAAAATTAGTTCCAATttattattgatttcaaaagatGCATTTTCCACCTGTTATTTTAGCTCATTTCCCACGACTGTCGTTTCCTCTCGTCTTTTTTATGTACTGATTGTCAATATTGTTGGCAAAGCAACACAGTTTCTCGAATTCCCAACGTCCTCTCCTTAATTACTAAACGTTAAAATAAATCTTCACCTCTGTCAGAGGTTGAAAGTTTAGATCAAAATAAATCTATTAGCGAGCAAATGGGTGCATATTTTCTTCGACTCTTGGCAGGTTTTAAAGACGAGCCGGGGTGAATAAGATTTTTAGGATGATATGCCCTAAATCCATAAATCGAGTCAATCAATTTGCAATGCCGCGTTTTTATTCCTTTCACTAGGAGTACGAGAACTGTGTCTGCATTTGTAGCGGCAGTGGTGTTGGAAAAAAATCAGCTCTTATGATCTGTGAAAATATTACTCGATGTGAAAGAAGCCACGCCACCATACTGGTAATGCGGTGAACACTGAAACGATTAACTTaaacaaaagcatttaaaaactATTAGAAAACATTCTGCGAAACTGGAAGGGAAAAGGATAAGGATAAGGGACGGAAAATAGATCCGCTATTATTTAAGTCAGCTCCTGAAAAGAAAGACACCGCGTACTaagttatatatataaaagaaaaaggacggCAAACTTTTGATTCTCCGGATGCTCATGACTTTCAATTTAAGTGTTTATATCTATCTCTGGAAATAAATAATGAGCGTTTTGAAAGAATTCcgttaataaataattattggatAAATTTGCCGGGCCCGAGCGGCGATCTCATCTATCGAGGAGGATCACAGAGTACCCTTCGAAGCGGGCagaatattttatcgcaggattatttaagaacggtgcctactaattcaaaggtatttttgtgcggtttatgaatatgcgggaaaggCAGATCTTAACatgtgttgttgaaatccaaaaagaaaattggggtaaccacgcattattcaaaatttattaatcaacaatatttgtaaaaagctttcaaatacaaagcaaaatatggcgttctttttcaaattgaagcttaactgtctctgaaaatgcatggtttacccccaattttcttttttatatcaGGAGctcttgctaagttctgcttccTCCGCATAGTTTGAAATCGCACATAAATaaccttgtattagtaagcatcaccccTAGGAAACTcaagtgtctcgagatgcgcagaacatatgcacAAGGAACTTCGGTTTTCACCTCTCCTCAAAACTCGGCAACCGACGATTTGATAATAGTTGTTTGATTTCGAGAAAAGTTACATTGGATAAGTTTTTATGTTGCCGATAAAATCCTTTCTCGTGTTGAATCCGCTTTTATATTTGTTAACGTTGAGATTGAATAAacaagtgtatgaatacagaaagagGTAACATGATacaaaacattaagaagatgtgttgagataaGTTGAGGGAAAGTCAAGGCGTTTTCAATTCTTTTTGACACTATGTCACGGTCGCTAATTTCCATCTCCTGGAGATCATCAGCGAAGTATAAGCTGTCAGCAATAGTGTGTTCATTGGTAGATAGAGGCTTAAGCTAGCTACTTAGCGACAGGATGGGAGGCATTGCCAACTTTTTCTTGTGTGTTTTTGGAAGGCCATAGAGGTGGGCAAGCCTTGAGCCTTTCTGGACGAGTGAGTCGGCAATggacgttgacgatactttcagcATAATGCCGGATGTCCAAGCTGCCTCCACATTTCTCTAAACATTGAATGAAACCCACTCTTCCATTAGTTTTACAATGGAACTTGAGGAAAACGGGAAACTTCCTTTCCTAGGAATGGAAATCATCAGAAATGGCACCCGGTTGGACAGaaaggtttacagaaaaccaacGGCTGACTGGACTGTTTCTGCAATACTATAGCCACGTTGATATGAAGTACAAACACTCTCTTTTAAAAGCAATGCTGAACCGCGCTTTTAAACTTTCTTCATACTGGAAATTTTTTCATCAAGAGTGCGAACACCTTAAGAGGATCTTCACACGTTTGCATTACCCAGAGCCCCTCATACAAAACACCATCACTCGACAGGTGACGGGGAGCAAAcgctctcccccccccccccccccccgcaacAAGCAGGTGAAATTCCCGTTAGAATACCCCTGCCCATCAAAGATTAGAGATCAGCAAACAGACTACGTGAGCAACTTAGTGATCTTAGCCGAAAGATAAATATCGAAGTACATCCTGTCTTTATACAAGCCACAAGATCAAAGATGAACTTAAAGCTAAGGAAACTAAACCTTCAATTGTCAATCAGCAAAACGTTGTATATTTCTTTaagtgtgatctgtgtgatggaGATGACGCCGGCAACCACGTAAGAGAACAACATCGAAACAAGCTTCGTGAAATAGCAAAGAACTTAGGATCCTGAGGAAGTGCTCCAACAAGTTCGattgcttgatttttgaaatgtttttcattcggTGAGTGATTCCATCCGCACAaagctgtttgcttaacacttctAGTAGTTTTAATTCCCTTCACCTCTTATTTACACTTCATTTTCGCGTtctcttattttattgttcGTATATACTTAGCTTTTAcctttcattccattgtttcagaaacTGTATATCTGCGAAATTTTCTatcaatgaacttgaacttgaaaatgaccgtggagcggtcgaaacgtcgttcttcGTATTTTTTATCGCTCGGTTTTATAACAAAATGAATGACTAGAGTGCAAGAAAAACGATCAGTGTTCACAATTGTCATGGGCTCCTTGTAATTACAGGGTTTAGGGTACCTGTACCGTTGATCAGGTCGCTCAGTCGGTCGAAAACCGGACTTCCGTGCGGGAGGTCGGGAGTTCGACTCCGGACGGACCAACACTCCGGGTcgttaaataactgaggagaaagtactgcctttgtaattacatccataAACGGTAAGCCTTTCAAGTCTtattggataaggactataaaccgtagacccCATCTCACAACCCCTCTTCATTAGAGACATTAAAGATCCCACTCACTCTTCATCGCAAGGAGAAGGGCGCGAGTAGCCGTTATTGTGGTCAGAAAGGCGTAAGTAATGGTACTGGCTATTATAACAGGCCCATCAATTAATTTTTGcgcgattttattggctaattcaCGTCAAGTGGTGCATGTCATCCAGACCTTGCACATTCTGTCTTTGATCATGATGGTTGAAATTTCTATTTATTTACGGGTagtagttttcactacatctgctcCCGCCTAacataatagagagctttagcgagtgcaaaccagcgtcattttggcgggaaaaaaatgataccgtcgtcatttttgtacgaggttttgcaaaaatgtcgtcttgtcaaaacaagtcaacaaaaTGGGTCCggagcagttttggcattttttgatcagCAAAAACGCTCACGCtcacagaaaaactgagcaacctatactgcaaGAAAAGGGTACGATTAGTTCGTGCGGGCCATAAATTTCCTACGTATTTTCGCTAGAAATGAGAAGCCAAACCTCAATTCCTtcttctcgtcctcgtcctagaatctaaaggtccctaatatggCTGGCAGTTGAGTGCTTTCCAATGAATATGAGCGGCACATTGTGATGTCTTTATATTATGCTAATTAAGCGATAGAGGACGTTTTTCGTGTTTCCATatcctcatctaaacactcggaagagttgggagaattcaagacagttatgcCAACGTGAGTCgtagtcgagggtttgcataactgtctcgaattctcccaactcttccgagtgtttagatgaggatATGGAAGCACGGAAAACGTCCAATTTCCAGCAACGTTTATTTGATTATCAATTGAAACTCCATGCACATAATTatggaaaatgccttgaaaatatgatagtaaaaGAGGAACAGGAACATTCACTAGAAGACAACATTTTGTCGTCATCTTTCGTATCTTGCATTGCGTGTAGCAGTTTGTGGGCCGAGTCTGTCGCCCCTGTTTCTTATTTGTGTTCGACAAATCGTCttccctgtttctgatttgtgcctgaaaaatcgatttctgacccaggcaatatgattttctatcagatactataatctttgattttcataGTAAAAGGGATCGCTGTAAATATTCGAATATTACTCACCTTCAATTGCTATGCTGATCGATGCTGCCTtgttacccagaacacctcgcgaactcggtgaacaataccgataTCAACTTGCGCGCTCGGTTGAACAATTCGAGATTGCTTTCCTCTatacaatatctaccaatttacatATCTTCCCTTTTTACGGggcttctaggttgcctcctcaggttttggcctctgggccTAAATCCTGGGGggcaattatttatttaatcaatttGCCTATAAGGTGGGTACTGCACAAAAGAACAAGTAGTCCTCTGCTAAGTGTATACACCGACCGAAACCATTCTATTATTGATCAACAGGAACATC
The Montipora capricornis isolate CH-2021 chromosome 10, ASM3666992v2, whole genome shotgun sequence genome window above contains:
- the LOC138021520 gene encoding adenosine receptor A2a-like, which codes for MMEQIGNKNACIFVKVIDFSMKETHSVYIANVMTCVLNTFFAIPAIVGNALVLLAIWKTELRKYPSNMLLSMLAFADFQVGLVVQTSFLAYKLAEIFREAEWSCYARFVNILFGYAMTAVSLLTLTAIAIERFLALHLHLRYKEIVTKTRILSASGCFWLIGFAVTSIYFIQRNIFGGVVIIGELLSIVSTSVAYIKIYKIVRRHEREISSQRHVCVDPRAQIELNMKKYQRSTLTMVIVFMLSFLCYVPYSIVMIAKLRYGFTAKIKVAIDIFSTVVCINSSLNPVIYCWRLREVKQAVWKVIRCNTSAMKNRKRRGTVL